The nucleotide sequence CACCAATGTCAGGCTTTCCCATGAAGATGTATTTTCTACTATTCGCTCTAAAATCTGATTTGATTGATTTTATATACATACTAAAAAATCCTTGTTTTACTACAACCCAATCTGTAATTTTGCTTTAAGGGCATTTTGCAATTCTTGCGAAAAATTAAGATTGGCTGTTTCGGCCTTGTAGTTTAACCATGCCGGAATGGTAACCGTCTTTTTCACCGATTTTTCTGAAAATTGCCTGCGCCATTTATCCGTATCGGCTATAACATAGTTTACAAATCCGTCTTTTATTTTTACGTCCGATATATTACTGGCTTTTGGTATTGCTTGATTGTTATCTTCATAATGGGCAAGCATCATAGCTATGGCATCCTCTGCCATTTCTATAGCTTCAGTTACTGTGTCTCCGAATGTAAAACAACCGGAAATATCGGGAACTCTTACCCCTATTTTTCCGTCATCATTTTCAAAAATAACAGGATATGTATATTTCATTTTTGCCTCCACTACCCTATTTAATACCGGCTTCTTTTAAAATATTATGTGCAGTTCCTTTTGGAATATCACCTTTATGACGCGGTATTGCTATCATCTTTCCGCTTTCTTTGTGAATTGCTTTATCATGTTTTGCTCCGGTTATTATTTCATAACCGGCCTTTTTTAAGAGCCTTATAATTTCATTGGATGTCATAGCTCAACCTGCAAGAATATTATAGCACGTATTAACACGTATTGTCAATCGTTTTTTGTGGAGTTGACTTTTTCTCCCCCAAAAGAATCCCAAATTCAAGTCTTGACAAATAATCGTTTATACACTAGTATACTTTTATGGTAAAACTGATTTTAAACGGCTTACAATTTAATTTTTCTCAAAACTCAAATTCGATGTTGAAAAATACAGAGAAAAATATTAGCCTAAGTTTACCCCCCCCCATTTTCTCTATTAATTCTAATATCTCTAATCGGTAGATTTTTATTTTATTTTTGTTCTCATGTTAAAAAATTCTTCTTGCTAAATAATGCTTTCAATAAATTTCTTAATTATCAAAATTTTTCCTCATTAATAAATATTAAGCCTGCTA is from Treponema denticola and encodes:
- a CDS encoding type II toxin-antitoxin system HicB family antitoxin, translating into MKYTYPVIFENDDGKIGVRVPDISGCFTFGDTVTEAIEMAEDAIAMMLAHYEDNNQAIPKASNISDVKIKDGFVNYVIADTDKWRRQFSEKSVKKTVTIPAWLNYKAETANLNFSQELQNALKAKLQIGL
- a CDS encoding type II toxin-antitoxin system HicA family toxin, with the protein product MTSNEIIRLLKKAGYEIITGAKHDKAIHKESGKMIAIPRHKGDIPKGTAHNILKEAGIK